The proteins below are encoded in one region of Peromyscus eremicus chromosome 10, PerEre_H2_v1, whole genome shotgun sequence:
- the LOC131921239 gene encoding cytochrome c oxidase subunit 7B, mitochondrial yields the protein MFPLARYALNRLKTQSIRQVVARQGHQKPSSDFHDKYGNMMLISGSTFCFLGYVIYITQMGVEWNLSPVGRVTPKEWKDK from the coding sequence ATGTTTCCCTTGGCCCGATACGCACTAAACCGTCTCAAGACTCAAAGCATTCGACAAGTTGTGGCAAGACAGGGCCACCAGAAGCCCTCATCGGATTTTCATGACAAATATGGCAATATGATGCTAATTAGTGGATCCACTTTCTGTTTTCTTGGATATGTGATTTATATCACACAGATGGGGGTAGAATGGAACCTGTCTCCTGTTGGCAGAGTTACCCCAAAAGAGTGGAAGGATAAGTAA